Within Phoenix dactylifera cultivar Barhee BC4 unplaced genomic scaffold, palm_55x_up_171113_PBpolish2nd_filt_p 001658F, whole genome shotgun sequence, the genomic segment GGTAAACACAGGGATAATAAAAGGCTGCTATTTGCGCAGCtaaattctgaattatgattTATTTACTTATGAATGACAAGATGATTTCTTAAAGGAATTGTAATTTTCCATTATAACGATTAAATAACACCATGTTTTTGAAACGGTAGCACCATTGGTCACTCAAAGGCTTTAGTTATATCTCAACCAAAATCttcatttataaaaataaagattATTGTCGTTTATAGCTAATATAATAACATACAAATAGAAGTGCCTTATTCGAGCTGTCAGCATTAGAAACGTTACCATGGTCAGTATAAATTATGATCTGGTGGAATAAATGGGggtgtaagaaaaaaaaaatctgagctTTAATTGCATGGGGCTGGGCATGCAGGAGTTACGTGGAGATGGAGAAGCGGTTCAAGGTGTACGTGTACGAGGAAGGGGAGCCGCCGCTGGTGCACGAGGGGCCCTGCAAGGACATCTACACCACGGAGGGGCGCTTCATCGAGGAGCTCGAGCAAcagcagcaggaggaggagggaggcgtGAGGACGTGGGACCCGGCGAGGGCGCAtgccttcttccttcccttcagcGTGGCCAAGATGGTGCGGTACGTGTACAAGGACCAGAGCTGGGACCAGGCCCCCATCAAGCGCTTCGTCAACGACTACCTCCGGGTGATCGCCTCCAAGCATCCCTTCTGGAATCGCACCGCCGGGGCCGACCACTTCATGCTTTCCTGCCACGACTGGGTAACGTTGACGCTACCCTTTACTGCTTCTCCATGATGAGTTGAGAACTTGAGATGGTGGTGGCAagattaattaatcatttacgatcgtataaattaattatagaaaAAATAGAAACTGGACCTGTTTGGATCTTTGACAATGCAAAATGGATGAATTAATTAACTGGTTAGAAGAGTGGTAAGATGGAAATAGgtgaaatattaaaaagaaaacaaatagtATTCTAAGAAATTTTATGAATTAGAAACATTTTCTTAGAGGTGATTCTGGACTGCGGGTTATCGATCACCAGTTCAAAAGGTTGTATATCTAAGTTCAGTTAAGATAACACAATCTCTGAGTTGATTCCGGGAAATCTAAACTGTAAGTTAACTAACAGAAATTTCAAAATATAGATAACTACCTAATGATCATCTCAGATCACTTTGTTTCAGTTTAAGTCTCTCTAAATTATTGTATCTTTAGCGAGATACTGGAGAGAAGCTCAGAGAATATCATGTCCCATACGATGATGCGAAGTTTTATGAGGTGAACATGGTAGGTTGGAATTCTTTGAAGGAAAGCAAACTCTTTTTGACTCCCGGCCCCTAAAAAGGAGGGGGAATttcaaaaagcaaaacaagaaaatttagCTGGAGAATGACGTCATCCATGcatttctttttaagtttttgaCTCCAAGAAATTATCGGAATTCATTTGGGAAATGACCGAAACAGTGCTAAGTGTACATTACTGCGGAAACAACAAGAACTTATTACATGACGTTATCTTTGGGAAGTAAATGGATGCTTATGTTAATGAGGAACAGCGTGTGCATATATATCTCTTATAATAACAAGCGTTAAAACGCAGGGTCCGCATGCATCCAGAGCCAACCAGGAGCTTTACCGCAACTCCATCCGTGCCCTCTGCAACGCCAACACCTCGGAGGGCTTCCTCCCCAACAAGGATGTCAGCATCCCGGAGATCCACCTCCACGACGGCAACATCCCCCGCCAGCTCCTTTCCACTCCCTTCCCGGACCTCTCCGACCGCCCCTACCTCGCCTTCTTCGCCGGCGGCAACCACGGCCCCATCCgccccctcctcctccaccactgGAAGGGCCGCCACGCCGACCTCCCCGTCTACGAGTACCTCCCCAGGGGCCTCGACTACTACTCCTTCATGCTCAAGTCTCGCTTCTGCCTCTGCCCCAGCTGCCACGAGGTGGCGAGCCCAAGGATCGTCGAGGCCATCTACGCGGAGTGCGTGCCGGTGCTGATATCGGAGAGCTACGCGTTGCCGTTCGGTGACGTGCTGAGGTGGGAGGCGTTCTCGGTGTCGGTCCCGGTGGCGGAGATTCCGAGGGTGAGGGAGGTGCTGGAGAGAGTGGGGGaggaggagctgaggaggctGAGGGAAGGAGTGAAGGCAGTGAGGAGGCATTTTGTGCTCAACCACCCGGCCAAGAGGTTTGATGcgttcaatatgatactgcacTCGGTCTGGCTCAGGAGGCTCAACGTTAAGCTCAATTAATGTGGTCTTGGTGGTGGTATAGATCAGTTGGTACGAGGCAGGCTCAGCTTCGTTTTTATTGTTGGTTGTTCCATTTTGATGGGAAATAGTGGCCCTTtagttctctctctcccttgctTTCTCCTCTCATCTCGTCTCGATGTCTCGTCGTTTGTAGATGATAACGTTGTTGTTACTTCCTCCGAGGAGTTGTATTTTAATGCCCAGGGGAACGTCTCCCAGTGTGGTCTTTACCTTTTGAATGATTCTACGAGAAATTCTCAAAACGGGTTCAGACATGAAGCTGTTCATCCTAAAAACGAGTACCCAAAGTACAAACCTTGCCCATAGTCAATAAAACGCAGGAAGTTTATAATAGTAGCTGAAGCTGCATTCAGACAATCTTTCCACACAGAGTCATAACAGCTGACGTCAAACACATCTCCAAtttcttagcaaaaaaaaaaacgaatacTAAAAAACTCAGCAGACCCATGGATTATCAATATCAAAGCCAGCAATACAATCCAGTTCCCAGTCATTAGCAAACATCATAACAAAAGCCTGTCTCCCTAATGCCACTGAACTGTAAAGAatagttgtaccaaaaaaaaaaaaactgtaaagAATAGTTGCCAGTTTTCCATCACCACATCCTTTTATCATAAACTCGCCACCTTGTTAAGAGACTAACAAAGTTCAACAAGCTCAGCCAAAAGATGTTAGAGACGTAGAGGGATGATCACATAACAGAGTAGATCCTGGGGAGTGTGCCCATAGGGGAATAAATAAACGACAGGATTCTTATTGATCTATATGTTTGAATTAAATAATAATCCTACAAATTCTAtcactggaaaaaaaaaagaagagcattTCCACTCCTATTAAATTAGTTAAGGTGCAGATGAAGTGCAGCACGCATCCCTTCCTCTTCAGATTTTTCACATTTCTCACTTTGCAAGCTCTTGTCCTGGGGATGTTTTATGGCTCTGATGTACTGCTTTACTGCACCTTTGATGGCACTATCAAGAACCTAAAAGAGGACGCGAAGCTCGTGTCATGAATGAACTATTGGTTGCTAGATAAAagatatcaataaaaaaaactgCAGCATACATCTTCCAGCTTTTTAAAGACAAACAAAATGCACTCAGCAGTATCACAATTCAGTGTATCCGCCAGTTGATAAAGCAATTAGATACATTTATCTAGAACTCACAActaaattaaaaaattcaagatgCTATTAAGAAGTATAACTTCTCAAATTTAGCAATTCAAGAACTACGTAACTGGACCCACAAGCACCAAATTTGTGACCCCTTAACACAGATGTGAGAAACTAATAAATCTCAGGCGCCGGCACCTTAGTCAAAGCAAATCAAGTTAGGGGATTAGGAACTCATTTCAAAGAAATAGACcaggagtttcaagaaacagggGAACTAACTACTGACATAATACGAGGGAAATAAACTCATGAGACATAATGTATGGGTGGGAAAAAGAATGTAGCAAACCTGTGGCCATGTTTTTCCACACCACCTCCTGTCCAGCCTGCATTGCCTGCAGAAATTACAATGCAGGAAGAAAAATATGGCAACAGCAATAGAAAATGAATCTATAAGCACAAGAAAACAGGATAATTTACGAGTAAATACCTGTTGGACTCGAGCTGAATCATTGATTGAATTGGCAGCCTGAAATTGTGCATAATTGAAATCCTAAAGAAGGGATTTTATAGGATCAGTCCTAAGTGCAATTGTAATAGTGATAATAAATTCTATCACCACTAGAGGTTTGTGTTTGTTAAGCCCCTTCTTCATTCTACAAATGGTAACTTTTGATCACCATTAAATGAGAAAGTGATTCAACATTGACTTCTGAAATCTTCTCAATAATCTAACTGTTACCAGGGATTATTTGGTTATGCAACACCAGATTCCCTAGCATATGTCCACACTTATTGTATGGACATGGGGCCATGAAAACAACCATGAAGTACCAGATTACCTACGATAATAGATCATCAGAATTTACCTGATTGCTTTGCTGGCTAGCCAAACCAGAAGCTTGATACTGTGATGATGACAATTTTCCACATTAATAAATGAAGTGAGTTTTACATTACAGCTGAACCAAGTAAAATGCTACTGACCGGCAAAGGCTGAATGAACTGCACCGGAGCCTGCTGCCTGAGCTGCAATTGTGAttgtgtttgttgtgtttgagaCGCTTGGGTAGGCTGTATTGGTGATTGTGACTGGGCTTGAGATGGTGGCTGAAGATGTTGTGCAACTAGTTTCATCTGTTGCTGCGGTTTCTTCTGTTCTTCGAAACGTGTCAACTCTTCAGGTTTCTCCCACtacaaaaacaagaaaatacATTTTCTCATATCTAGAGAAACAGATAAAGAATAATATGATGGACCAAGAAGGCAAGAAACGTAATAAGGATGATCACCCTGCTTTCACGAGTAACACAGTTGTAGTAGTATTTATATCCATCAGGAGAGGTGTGCTCTGACCAGTCACAGGATATTGGAACTGCAGATTGACTAGCTGTCGGAGGTGGAGTCATGGATACATTTGAAGACGTAACAGCAGTAGGTGTACCAACAGGATTGCTGGAAGCTGATTGGGATACAACTGCACTCCATGGAGACTGTAAAATGCAATTAACAAGAATCTGTATTAGTCAAAAAGAGTGCAACATGAAAAGTGACGATATAGTTAGCTTCATGGTTTTCCACAAACAGTGACATAATGATAGGAAAAGCATGTTCAAGCAAATGTGGTGATTAAAACACACTGAATAGAATTTTTACTAAGATATCAGTGGAAAGCCCAAGTCTAGCCCAAAGAAACCAAGGATTACCTGCTGTTTCGCAGTCTGAGAATTTTGCTGCTGAGTTGCACTTGAGGGTTGTATCATCTGCAGCTGTTGCTGAAGCTGGGAAATTGCCTGTTGTGATGATTGAAAGCTTAATTGCAAAGATTGTGCCTGTTGTTGCAGAAGCGCCTGTGTGAGTTGTGACGGCAATTGTTGGACAGGCTGCTGAAGCTGTTGCTGAGAGATGGTAGATGCAGGCATGTGCTGTTGGCTAGAAGCAGCAGCCATACCTGGCTGCTGTAGGTTTAATGGAATCTGCAGACCATTGGCTGCAGCGGTCTGCTGGAATAAAGCTTGTGAAGCAGGCAGCTGTGCACCCAAATTAAATAACTGCTGGGATGGCAGAGTCTGGCTCATGGAGGGAAAGCCCGTAGTTTGAGGGATTTGAACCTTGCCAAGCTGCTGTATTGGCATTTGCAAGTTTATATCAGTGAATGAGAAGCCAAAGTTTCTTACATATTAAAATGTATTGGCCTATAAAGGAGATTGTGGGACCCTCCTGTTTCCACTATGAAGTCCAAAACTTACGCATATGCCCATCCAAACCAAGTGTTGACTAAGGATGCAAAATTCCTAATTGATGATGGATACCTCAGTATATGCTAAGAAGTATATGTCCAGTTAACTATTGGCGTAAATGACCTGGCGAAGGAGGAAGAGTAAATCATGTTTTACACGCACATTATATTTTCATACTTTTTTAAATCTCCTCCCGCACAAATTTAACTTTTTCCAGCAACAGAATATGTATATAATCATCATCTTTTCTGGATgtacttttagttctcttctTATACCTTAAAATTTACTTGCCCTCTTACATTTCACAGATGTGCTGTTGTGCATCGGAGTGTCAGGTTTCAAAACTTTTGTGCGTCAACTTTTCTGACTgtttataataaataattaatgaaGTGATAATTAGTTGTATGGATATAAGTAAACAACAGATCTATAAAAAATTTATACAGTGAGACTAATAATTGACGGATAAAAAGCTTTTTCCACTGTGCTACACAGAAAGGGTCCACAGATAACTAATCATAAAGGAACAGAGAGACTTACAGAAACTGAAGATGTTGTCAAGTCACCAACTTTGGCAGCTAGATTACTGCCAAATCCCTGACTGCTAGCTTGAGGAGATGGTTCCACTGACTCAGGGCTCGCTGGGTGCCAAGCATTAGGTCGCACTCCTCCACtcattggctcagcaaatttggGTGGTCCACCAATTGGCTCACTGAGCGTAGGTACGGACCTGCACAAATAGATGATGGAACGGACAGGAATAAGAAATTTGAACAATGAACAAAAGAAAGACAACTTTACAAAACTGGCAAAAATAATTCATGCTGCTCTTTTGAAAAGGCAGAGACATAAACcaaagaattcaaaatttttggaTTAAGACAATAAATAAAAGACCATAAGCAAAaactatatatatgtgtgtgtgtgtgtgtgtgtgtgtgtgtagagagagagaaagataaaGAGGCTACACTCCATTAAAATGGATCCGGAAGCAAATCCAGATGCTTCCGGAGCCATCCGATCCTGCTCCAATCCCGAAGTAATAAGGGCCCTGGTTAACACGTTAACAAGAGCTGTTAAGGAAAAACATGAAAGCATTAATGAGCCGCTCGTACACTCTCACCCTTTCTCTCCATTACTGCAGTGccacatttcaaaaaaaaaaaaaaaagcacttcACTAATTGTTGCGACAACAGCAccatgtttcaaaaaaaaagtactTCATTAATTGTTGGGACCCATATCTCTTATATTTCTATGGTGTTTCTATTTATCGTCGTAAATTAGATATTTATCTTGAAGTGTTTCCATTTATTGACGAAAGGTTAGTGTTTATTCTTCAGGTATTTCTGTTTATTTCTGGACGGGAGCACATGAAGGTAGCAAATACCTCGCAAGTTTCTGCTTATCTGTGGCCCATTTGTGTTTACTCCCATAGGGTTTGTATTTATTTTACACTATATTGCATCTGAACTTTGTGTTTATACTTCGTCCTTGCTGTTTAACATGAGTGAGCTCTGACCTGACCAAAGGTGAGGGATCGAGTTTCTGTTTATTGCTATGGTGTTTCTGTTTATCAATATAGACTAGGTGTTTATCCTAAGGGGTTTGTATTTATCCCGGAGGAGTTAGTGTTTATTCTTTAGgtatttctattttttcccGCAAGAAAGTGCAGGTTTCTGTTTATCCATAACCAGTTTGTGTTTATTctaaaaaattaatgaaatgGGTCCAGCAATTGGTGAAATGGCCAGTCTGCAAGGGAGAGTGGAGATCGTACACTCCACCCTCTCTCCCTATGACAGCAGGACCacgtttcgaaaaaaaaaaaaaacactcccCTGCATCACATTCCCTCCCATTAatggttcttttttcttttttttccttcacagCTTCCATTAACCTATAAATCGGGGCCCTTGTTACTTCGGGATTGATGCGAGACCGGACGGCTTTGAAAGTAACCAGATTTTCTTCCAATTCCATTTGAATGGAGcgcagtctctctctctctctctctctctctctctctctctatatatatatatatatatatatatatatatatatataaagaatggTTGTTGATATCTAGATAAAGTTCACCTAGTGTACCAAATTGAGGTAAATAAatctaagaaagctaaatctCAAAAAATGCTACTTTGGTTAATATTGTGTTACATATCCTTCAAAACTTAAGACAAGACATGGATATCTTACAAAAATTAAAGTGTAACAGCTAAGCCCGTACACAACAGCCTCAGGCAAAAAATAAATTAGTAAATTcatccctctcccttccttcttcttgacaatTAACATTACCGAAGGTTGATATATGACTCCATGAGAAGGCAATAATGGTACCATGAATAAGCTTATGTGATGATTATGCTTCATTTTGTATAGCATCTCCCTTGATACTTCATTCCTTGCTTTGAAATTGTGGTTGAAATTAAAACACTTTAGCCTACATGGATCAGTCTCTACTAGAACCAACTACAACATTATTTGGTGTTAGTCATGTTTCAATCTCTGTTAGGTCTAGTGGTCTCATCTTCAATCTAAAGTGGAAGCTTATTTATTGGGAACATATCGAACATCTAGAAATCCTATTGCATGATGGGTCTTCATACAGTAGATGTTGTTCtatgaattttaaattaatCTTTTGAAGTTTTTTAAATCATCAGTGCTTAAACTGTCTTCCATTTTATGAAATCCTCACTTGATCATGTTATTGTTCTACTTTTGAAGAAATAGGAAtgaaggatttctagagtcttaACATGAATAAACATATTTTAGTGCATAAGCTAGTTGAATCAACAGATGAAGTAATTTTCATAGTAATTGCATACATTGttaattcatatttatgtgACAGAACTGATATATGCTTTACAGATAACTTATCATTTGTGTTTGTTGCAGTCATAGAGATTGTCAAATCATAGTCATTTCTTTGCAGTAATTATACTTCTTAGTTGATTTATAGTCCTTAGTTGGAGTAACACTTCAAATAAAAACACTCTGTTTTAACTATTAACGGACCAAAATTATTATGCGTTACACAAACACCTAACACAGTCACACGACTCACACCACTTAATGGTAATATGTTGTCAATTTCACATtagaatttatattattttctattttatctctgttttgaatctatttttttatttaagtaATGCTTATTATTTTATTGTCTCATAGCAAAGCTACTGAAAGTTAGGCTCAAACAAAATattaatctcaaaattaatcAGCATGTTTAACCTGTattgcttttttattttctttaattgttTCCTTCTTAGCTGAATTCTTTAATAAATTTACATTTTTCTGTAAATATTGCTCTACATGTCTTTCTAATTAAAAGACAACAAAGCCTGAGCCCAAATTGACAAACCATCCAAAGG encodes:
- the LOC103710850 gene encoding probable glycosyltransferase At5g25310 gives rise to the protein MECQSFGGWNQALVLLLLSSTAILLFFASDRGDGVGGGVSNPIASPSDLTSSLSLRSPKRTPRPLLDQFPRTLHQEPDRLVLQTKKSKERSRRGVEEELARARRAIRRAAAAAAAESSRGNASGNVFHGEDVPLAAIYRNPAAFFQSYVEMEKRFKVYVYEEGEPPLVHEGPCKDIYTTEGRFIEELEQQQQEEEGGVRTWDPARAHAFFLPFSVAKMVRYVYKDQSWDQAPIKRFVNDYLRVIASKHPFWNRTAGADHFMLSCHDWGPHASRANQELYRNSIRALCNANTSEGFLPNKDVSIPEIHLHDGNIPRQLLSTPFPDLSDRPYLAFFAGGNHGPIRPLLLHHWKGRHADLPVYEYLPRGLDYYSFMLKSRFCLCPSCHEVASPRIVEAIYAECVPVLISESYALPFGDVLRWEAFSVSVPVAEIPRVREVLERVGEEELRRLREGVKAVRRHFVLNHPAKRFDAFNMILHSVWLRRLNVKLN
- the LOC120103655 gene encoding flowering time control protein FCA-like — its product is MERYRGDRDGGGEVGGRHPRMASRWSSSGPADPRHRYPDHSRGGGEGFAGARHHPYRGPQDFPSGGRGGFRRGPDGFGHQMPMGGPRRWWRAAAFPARGGGSPDNADRSKFAKLFIGSVPRTATEEEIRPVFEEHGDVIEVALIKDKRTGLQQGCCFVKYATSEEADRAIKTLHNQYTLPGGSGPIQVRYADGERERLGAVEHKLFVGSLNKQATEMEIEEIFSPYGHVEDIYIMRDDRKQSRGCGFVKFSNREMAAAAINALNGNFVMRGCNQPLIVRFADPKRPRPGESRGGPAFGGPGFGPQLQAPIGVRSVPTLSEPIGGPPKFAEPMSGGVRPNAWHPASPESVEPSPQASSQGFGSNLAAKVGDLTTSSVSQLGKVQIPQTTGFPSMSQTLPSQQLFNLGAQLPASQALFQQTAAANGLQIPLNLQQPGMAAASSQQHMPASTISQQQLQQPVQQLPSQLTQALLQQQAQSLQLSFQSSQQAISQLQQQLQMIQPSSATQQQNSQTAKQQSPWSAVVSQSASSNPVGTPTAVTSSNVSMTPPPTASQSAVPISCDWSEHTSPDGYKYYYNCVTRESRWEKPEELTRFEEQKKPQQQMKLVAQHLQPPSQAQSQSPIQPTQASQTQQTQSQLQLRQQAPVQFIQPLPYQASGLASQQSNQAANSINDSARVQQAMQAGQEVVWKNMATGS